The genomic stretch ATGTCAAATTATGCATTTCTTCATAATTTTAGAACATGTCTGGACACATGAAACTTAAGATAGTATGAGATGTGCCCAGATCATGTGTCCATCTTACACTTACCATTACCCTATTTGTTGGCATCAACAGAGCAGAGAAGTAACTTGTCATAACTCTTCATGGGATCCACAGTTATCAATTTTTAATGATTGTGCTGAGTTAATAATTAGTATCACTAGTAACCAATTCAAAATGGTTAATCATGTATTTGGGaaagaatttgtattttatgcATTAGTTTTATCACCAAAAGCTAAAGGGCGACCCCAACTTTATGTTTGGTTATGGTGCAAATACTGGTGGTTTTTCTGGTGGTATAGGTCTTAGGAAGGAAACTAAATGATTCTTATGGTCAGAATGTGTACAAGTTCCATAGCTCTTGCTTCATCCTTGTTCCAGGTTGAATTTTTTCTGCATAACTGCAGCTAACTGGTTTAAAATGGTTCACTGTGTGGACTTCTGCATAACAAAAAAGCATGAATTCACTTTATGACATATGTTATGATAGGTCATAATttcaattattttaattttttatgacaCAAATAACGAAAATATAATCTTGAGTAACTTTTTCATAGATGATGATCAAATTATGTGTTTCTGACATATGAGTTTTTTTGTTAGTACTAAGGAAATAAACTCTGAACATATGTAAACTTGATTACTTTGTGAAAATGTTGTGCAGGAAAATTTCCTATCATTACATTTGAGGAGTTCATATCTATAGCACTAGATGCCCCCAGAGTTGTAGGAATTTACCCAGAGATAAAAAATCCTGCAATGGTCAACCAATATGTAAgttgtctctttttttttcttcgttTTTTCAGCTTCTTAACTTGAGGGCTCCTATTAGAGTGTACAAATGCAAAAAGTTCACGAGTTTTGCAATTTTCTATTACTGTAGTAGTATTTAACAATTGTTTTCAACAGGTGAAGTGGCCAGGTGGTAAGAAATTTGAAGACAAGTTTGTTGAGACACTCCATAAGTATGGATACAGGGGAGAGTATATGTCAAAGCAATGGTTGAAACAGCCAGCATTTATTCAGTCCTTTGCTCCAACATCTCTGATTTATGTATCAAACCTGACTGACTTGCCAAAAGTCTTCCTAATTGATGACATAACTATACCTACACAGGATACCAATCAGGTTTAACAATTTCCTCTTTAGCCTTTTGTCAACATATATTATCCCAATATCAATCTTAAAGGCAAATTATGAGAAAATTCTTCGGGCAAAATTGTAGCATGAAAGTTACTTGATAATTCAAGAATGGTAGATTTGACTTCGAAGTTAGTAGTCACAAAGCTGTTGTTGTCATCCTGATGCTTATTGTTGTGTCCATGGCCTATTTGGAGGTCACCAAGGAAATTGTTAATATATCCCATCATTTTCTATTGAGTTCACTTTTATGGCTACTGTAAATGTCTCTCTGTTAATCTCATGTACTTGTACCTCTTTTCTGATTATGTATTTGAAGACTGATGCACTGGGTTTTCTTGCCCCTTTACATGACTTGTAACTGGATCTCCAGATTGTGGTTATTATTTGTGAATGTAATAAGTGACTCAGTTGCTTTCCTTTTTCTGCTTTTGACAAACGTTGTATTTTCAAATATCAGTCATACTGGGAAATCACTTCTGACAAATATCTCAACTTCATCAAGAATTATGTGATGGGTATTGGACCTTGGAAGGATACAATAGTATATGTATCGGAGAATTATTTGCAGCTACCTACTGATCTTGTTGCGAGAGCACATGCTTTAAACCTTCAGGTATGGTTTGGGTTGCCTTGTGAAATTCTTATGTTTCTTGGACTGTTGTTGACTGCTTGTAGCTACACTATTAACCAGAGAATCCAACGAAATTTCAACTTTAGTAGTGGATAGGAGCATTACACTTGGACAAATATTAACCAAATTACATCCTCAGCATGATCAGaggagggaaaaagaagaataattcTGTAAATATTGTACCAAACTCACTCTCGTTTTAGCGTTTTGAAGTATTAGTATGTGTTGCATGCGGGAAAGTCTTagacattttcttgattcaataGTTTGCATTCCTTTTTCCTTGAGTGAACTCTGAAGCCTTCTTTATTTTAGTCTAATAAAAATTTGCCTATTcttcaggagccaaatttcatATCTTCTCCGAAGTGTGTACTGTCTTTTTGATCATGATATGCTCTCGCTTGATTTCTCTGGCCTGTTGTTTGCAAAATGAGATGTGTTTACCTATTGTGCTTTGCTAATTTTGTGTCAATCAGCAGTACTTCTGCTCCGTTTAGCATTTTTTTGTCCTTGCTGCTGGATATCTTTTAGTGCATATGCTAAAATTTTTATTCACTATGATGGATTGTTCCAGGTGCACCCCTACACTTACCGCAATGAGAACCAATTCTTGCATTTCAACTTCAGCCAAGATCCATATAAGGAATATGATTACTGGATTAATACGATTGGAGTGGATGGACTCTTCACAGACTTTACAGGCAGCCTCCACCAGTATCAGGAATGGACTACACCTTCCCCATCTGGAGAGAAAAGTGCAACTAAACTACTTGATAAGATTGGATCGATGATCTCTAAGTATAGAAATCCCCAGACATAGATTACTAATTTCGTTTCTTCTCCTCCTCTTAATTCCTTGGGAGGGGCTGACATTTTTACTTAGCTGATATTATTTCTCAGTGTTGCAACTATCGTCTTCGAGTTACATCAGATTAAGGCCTTGGCTTTTGTAGTtgctttttgtttaataaaagaTATTTTCAGCTCCTATTGCTGGTTTAAAGTTTTGTATTCTGTTTAATACTATTCACGTTCATACATCAATTCAAGTCCACTTCCAAATCTTGAAATTGGTTGGGCTCCTCTATGCTCATGAAAAGCATATACCTCGACTTTTACCGTTCTTAAGAGTTGTTTTTTTCCGTCTATAATTCCTTAGTAACAGACTGGCACTTTTGTCAGATGCATTATTAATGCACTACCGGATGTTCACTTCTTTGAGATTCAAATAAGAATCAAGATGTTTGATCAAAAATCAAGAGGGCCTTTTCTGAAAGTTGAAAGACTGACCCTATTTTAGATGCTATAAGTCCCAACAAGCTCTTGTAGGGTTAGTGTGCCTGACTTTTTAAATgaatattacaaaaaattttgagTGCTAGTCACGAAATTCTCCTCCATTAATCTGCCATTTCCTTTTTTAGtcatccaaccatttttctATAAGAGCATTGCTCATTTTACGGCAATAGTCGAATAATTCAGAAATACCTGAACTACTGATTGTGTATCAGGCTAAAATTTAATCACccataattcaaaaattttcattttaagaGAAGATTTTAGACTGATATAATTGCTAATAGCCAGTTAACTAGGCTTAGATTATTTGCAGTTTTTCGTGGTCAATAATCATTTGCCATTCTAAATCATGTTATTCGAGAAAGGCAAACAAAGAGTAgccaattaaaatttgaaaaagagtAAATGGAAACAAAACGGTCTTGCAACGAAAAGGACTAATAATATTTATCCAATTATGCGCCATTGAAGATTTCGTTTGTGTCGTGTTTCGATGATAACTCGAGGCCTTTCAGATTTTTGAATGTCTGGACTTCAAAGTCCTCGCTGTTGGAGGTGATTCGGGATACCTGGCAGCTGGAGGTTAGTGGTTCACCATTGCCTATTTTGTGCTCCAATTTGTTGGCTGCTAGAAAAGCTATTCAACAATGGAATAACCGGTGTTTCGGAAAAAATTTTGCATCTATCAAGGCAGCAGAATCTTTGGTTTTAATGGCTGAAACAAGTTTGGAAAATGATGGTTCAGATGAAGCCCAGACGAACTTAAATAAGGCCATAGCGAAATTACGGCATGCACTTTTAATTGAGGGAAAATTCTGGAGCCAAAAAGCTCAAGTGAAGTAGTTGAAGCATAGGGATTGCAACTCAATGTACTTTCACTCGATTGTTAAACAGAGGAGAGTGCAAAGGGCAATTCATCTGATAAAGGATTCGAATGGTTCTTCGGTGGATTAGGACAAGGATATAGCAAATGAAGctattaagtttttttttttatttgttttctgaGACCTCGCTCTCTTCTTCTAAATTACTGAATGTAATCCCTCCTCTTGTGACGGATGAGGATAACATTAATTTGGAGGCTGATCCAATGGATGGAATTCGGAAAGTAGTGTTTGAAATGGATGGAGAGATTGCGGTGGGTCCTGATGGCTTTACGGATAAGTTTTTTACTTACACATGAGAAGTCATTGCTCAAGACGTTTATAATGCagttttgagttttttttgtgGAGCAAAATTGCCTCAGTTTATTAAATCTATTGCTATTGTTTTGATTCCAAAGGTTTCTAACCCTCAGGATTTTCTCAGTTTTGCCCTATTAGTCTTACAACTTTTATGATAAAGTTTTATCCAAAATTTTAGTAGATCGATTATTTTTCACCTTGCCAAAAATTATTTCACCACAACAGAATGGATTCGTAAAGGGCCGTAATATTAGAGAAAATTATTTGCTAGCTCAAGAAATTATGATTGGGATTGGGCAAATGTATAGAGGAGGAAATGTAGCATTGAAGTTGAATGTGTCCAAAGCATATGATCGTGTGTCTTGGTTTTTATGGTAAATGTATTACGCAAGTTTGGTTTTGGGGAACGATTCAAAGTTATGATTTGGAGGTTGATCTTCAATGTGTGGTTTTCGATTATTATAAATGGGATGGTGTATGGATTTAAATCTAGTAGGGGTCTATGGCATGGGACCCTTTATCGCCTGCTTTGTTTGTTATTGGGGCAAAGGTTCTATTGAGAGCACCTAATGACCTTGTTACCAAGTTTGGTTTTGTGGGTTTCAGAGTGCCGCATGGTTGTCCTCCGGTAACTCATTTGGTGTTTGCTAACGATGTGCTCATCTTTGGTAATGGATCTTATACTTCTCTAAAGAGCATCATGCAGGTGCTGGAAATGTATCAAAAGAGCTCTGGATAGCTAATTAATGCCCAAAAAGTGGCTACTTGGTGCATCCTGATTGTCACTTGCTCGGAGAAGGGTTATTGAACGAGTGACTAAATTTCCTAGGCAGAATTTTCCAGTTCATTATTTGGGTTTTCCCCTATATCTTGGGAGATGTAATGTGAGagccttgaaaaaaaaaatatatatatatatatacatatatacatgttGCAACTGCATTTtagacttttaataaattttattattagttgttcttaaataagtatataaaaataatttttagattacaactaatttaattgtgcaaaatattaaattatttgatttttgccaagttaaattaatatttcttgatgtagattattttattgctttaatattaattctttgaattccgatagctaatattaagtgttaataatgttaagtgtcaacgggaacctagaattaagacgaaatcgattttaggtcaaaaccctttataatttcacttaggacgttaaaatctcgataattgaatttttggcgagattagtatactagtaggctatcaaatttcatttggggtaaaattttggaatttgattACGAGTGAAGACTTAAGTGGAAGGTCGGACAAGATGTTAAAAGACCAATTTAGCCTTCCtccatctcaaattaaccatgcagccatggaacCTCCTTGGGTAAGCTTCAAATCCAAGCATTTCCATCTTGCCGGTTCCATTCTCCACATCAACACTCAACCTTCCATCTTTGCCGGCTCACCCTCACTACACACACTCCACTACATCAGCTTCAATTCACCACAACACTCCATTTCCATTTCATTCTCCTGCCGTGAACCGAGAGTgaagtgagagagagagggagccgagctctttattttctttcctttctctctgtccgtaagctagaaagaaaaaaagagagacctGCCGTTCTTCCTTCATTtcatccgtgagctggtgaagaggACCGAGAGCCAACACTTCCATCATTTCGTTTgtaagcttgagcaagggagagagagtcgGTGAGCTGCATTTCTGAACtgtccgagagagagagagagagagcaagaggtaGTGTGCGAGCTATCTGTCTTCATCTCCTCCATCACTGCCGAGCTGTTAATTTCCTTCCTCATCTTCAACCAGTTGCGATCAGCCCAACAACCAACACCACAGCCTGCCAAACTGAGCTCAGCCAGTTATATCCGAGTTCCTTAGAAagccgagaggagagaaaaattGCAGCTGCTTGTCGCGTGTGTTGAGCTTCAAGTTGAGGTAAATTCTGGACTTAGACTAGTTAATTATAGGTAGATGATGTTGTTTATGGGCATGCATGTGATGGTTGTGCAGTTGGATGATGAATCAAGTCACAGGAAATCTGATTATGAAGAGGATGGGAATTGCATGTGAtgttcttttaattgcacgtttttccacattttattga from Coffea eugenioides isolate CCC68of chromosome 8, Ceug_1.0, whole genome shotgun sequence encodes the following:
- the LOC113781011 gene encoding glycerophosphodiester phosphodiesterase GDPD6-like isoform X1, translating into MFELTAILKQPKQKSRIGAAKGRDSMASALAGLVPLSFLLLLVGCASRPLYPLPGKRYDGSKKPLQTFRPYNLAHRGSNGEFPEETAAAYMRAIEEGADFIEGDVLASKDGVLIMQHDVTLDDTTDIAEHKEFANRKRACNVQGTNTTGFFHFDFTLEELKSLGVKQRYPFRDQQYNRKFPIITFEEFISIALDAPRVVGIYPEIKNPAMVNQYVKWPGGKKFEDKFVETLHKYGYRGEYMSKQWLKQPAFIQSFAPTSLIYVSNLTDLPKVFLIDDITIPTQDTNQSYWEITSDKYLNFIKNYVMGIGPWKDTIVYVSENYLQLPTDLVARAHALNLQVHPYTYRNENQFLHFNFSQDPYKEYDYWINTIGVDGLFTDFTGSLHQYQEWTTPSPSGEKSATKLLDKIGSMISKYRNPQT
- the LOC113781011 gene encoding glycerophosphodiester phosphodiesterase GDPD6-like isoform X2; the protein is MFELTAILKQPKQKSRIGAAKGRDSMASARLVPLSFLLLLVGCASRPLYPLPGKRYDGSKKPLQTFRPYNLAHRGSNGEFPEETAAAYMRAIEEGADFIEGDVLASKDGVLIMQHDVTLDDTTDIAEHKEFANRKRACNVQGTNTTGFFHFDFTLEELKSLGVKQRYPFRDQQYNRKFPIITFEEFISIALDAPRVVGIYPEIKNPAMVNQYVKWPGGKKFEDKFVETLHKYGYRGEYMSKQWLKQPAFIQSFAPTSLIYVSNLTDLPKVFLIDDITIPTQDTNQSYWEITSDKYLNFIKNYVMGIGPWKDTIVYVSENYLQLPTDLVARAHALNLQVHPYTYRNENQFLHFNFSQDPYKEYDYWINTIGVDGLFTDFTGSLHQYQEWTTPSPSGEKSATKLLDKIGSMISKYRNPQT